One genomic region from Populus nigra chromosome 8, ddPopNigr1.1, whole genome shotgun sequence encodes:
- the LOC133701910 gene encoding uncharacterized protein LOC133701910 isoform X2 — MDLREDSSRFGLLPVTTSRISSSSSAFFSANQSPFFSPRSPTCQVSESTRSDAQYDSTHLSGDPLSSSSGIPDPESLANTRDALADMTRDPVSGIANDFQKFNRISSSTGISSSTLCIYNYARDRGYSGFREKPRKHGRSHGMSYTPVSVSSCKLRSCDVFIGLHGRKPSLMRFANWLRAELEVQGMSCFVSDRARCRNSRKNGIVDRAMDVSSFGIVILTKKSFRNPYAIEELQYFESKKNLVPVFFDLSPDDCLVRDIIEKRGELWEKHGGELWHLYGGLENEWKEAVNGISRVDEWKLEAQEGNWRDCILRAVTLLALRLGRRSVVERLTKWREVVEKEEFPFPRNENFVGRKKELSELEFILFGDVSANSERDYFELKARPRRKNLTVGWNKSSSVEEKRREQQGDNSSEKGKEPVVWKESEREIEMQSGDFSQRQHLVKPKSSGRYGKRKRSTKILYGKGIACVSGESGIGKTELLLEFAYRYHQRYKMVLWIGGESRYIRQNYLNLRSFLDVDIGVENYSGKSRIRSFEEQEEEAISKVRKELLRNIPFLVVIDNLESEKDWWDHKIVMDLLPRFGGETHIIISTRLPRVMNLEPLKLSYLSAVEAMCLMQGSDKDYSIAEIDALRVIEEKVGRLTLGLAIVGAILSELPINPSRLLDTINRMPLREMSWSGREAHSMRKNTFLLQLFEVCFSIFDHADGPRSLATRMVQASAWFAPAAIPVPLLALAAKKIPEKHKGTHLWRKLLSSLSCGLSSSYTKRSEAEASSMLLRFNIARSSTKQGYVHVSELIKLYARKRGVTGVAQAMVHAVISRGSVSHHSEHIWAACFLLFGFGTDPKAVELKVSELLYLVKQVVLPLAIRTFITFSRCSAALELLRLCTNALEAADQAFVTPVEKWLDKSLCWRPIQTNAQLNPYLWQELALSRATVLETRAKLMLRGGQFDIGDDLIRKAIFIRTSICGDDHPDTVSARETLSKLTRLHANVQIQNSS; from the coding sequence ATGGATCTCCGTGAGGATAGCTCTAGATTCGGGTTGTTACCGGTGACTACTTCAAGGATTTCATCCTCGTCGTCAGCATTCTTTTCAGCAAATCAGTCACCCTTCTTCTCTCCAAGATCACCAACATGTCAAGTATCGGAATCAACACGTTCGGATGCTCAATATGACAGCACTCATCTTAGTGGCGATCCCCTTAGCTCTAGTTCAGGAATTCCAGATCCTGAATCTCTAGCAAATACCAGAGATGCCTTGGCAGATATGACAAGAGATCCAGTTTCTGGCATTGCAAATGATTTTCAGAAGTTCAATCGGATATCATCTTCAACTGGCATTTCTAGTAGCACTCTATGTATTTACAATTATGCCCGTGATAGAGGTTATTCAGGGTTTAGAGAAAAGCCAAGAAAGCATGGGAGAAGTCATGGGATGTCATATACTCCAGTTTCAGTTTCCTCTTGTAAACTCAGGAGTTGTGATGTTTTCATAGGTTTGCATGGTCGTAAACCTTCTTTGATGAGGTTTGCTAATTGGCTCCGTGCTGAGTTGGAGGTTCAAGGGATGAGTTGTTTTGTATCTGACAGAGCTCGATGTAGAAACTCTCGCAAAAATGGAATTGTTGACAGGGCGATGGATGTTTCTTCTTTTGGCATTGTAATattaacaaagaaatccttCAGAAACCCATATGCTATTGAGGAGCTGCAatattttgaaagcaaaaaGAATTTGGTCCCAGTATTCTTTGATCTGAGTCCAGATGATTGCCTTGTCAGGGATATCATTGAGAAGAGGGGGGAGTTGTGGGAAAAGCATGGGGGCGAGCTATGGCATTTGTATGGTGGTTTGGAGAATGAGTGGAAGGAAGCTGTTAATGGCATCTCTCGGGTTGATGAGTGGAAACTGGAAGCTCAGGAGGGTAACTGGAGAGATTGCATATTGAGAGCTGTCACGCTCCTGGCTTTGAGATTAGGAAGGAGAAGTGTTGTGGAAAGGTTGACAAAGTGGAGAGAGGTGGTCGAAAAGGAAGAGTTCCCTTTCCCTCGAAATGAGAACTTTGTTGGCAGGAAGAAAGAATTGTCTGAGCTAGAATTTATACTTTTTGGCGATGTTAGTGCCAATTCTGAAAGAGATTACTTTGAACTGAAGGCTAGACCCAGGAGAAAGAATTTGACAGTCGGATGGAATAAGAGCAGTTCAGTGGAGGAAAAACGACGAGAGCAGCAAGGGGACAATAGCAGCGAGAAGGGTAAAGAACCAGTTGTATGGAAGGAGTCAGAAAGGGAGATAGAGATGCAAAGTGGTGATTTCTCTCAAAGGCAGCACCTAGTAAAACCCAAAAGCAGTGGGCGATATGGAAAGAGAAAAAGATCAACAAAGATTTTATATGGAAAAGGAATTGCTTGTGTCTCGGGGGAATCGGGCATCGGCAAGACAGAACTTCTTCTGGAGTTCGCATACAGATATCACCAGAGGTACAAGATGGTTCTGTGGATTGGAGGAGAAAGCAGGTATATCAGGCAAAATTATCTGAACCTCAGGTCATTTTTAGATGTTGATATTGGGGTTGAGAATTACTCAGGGAAAAGCAGGATTAGAAGTTTTGAAGAGCAAGAAGAGGAAGCTATTTCTAAAGTTCGCAAGGAGCTTCTGAGAAACATACCATTTTTGGTTGTGATTGATAACTTGGAAAGCGAGAAGGATTGGTGGGATCACAAAATTGTGATGGATCTTCTTCCCCGTTTTGGTGGAGAGACCCACATCATAATATCCACAAGGCTACCACGTGTGATGAATTTGGAACCTTTGAAACTCTCTTATTTGTCTGCAGTTGAGGCAATGTGTTTAATGCAGGGAAGTGATAAGGATTATTCTATTGCAGAAATTGATGCTCTCAGGGTTATTGAGGAGAAAGTAGGTAGGTTAACTTTGGGCCTCGCAATCGTTGGAGCCATTTTATCTGAGCTTCCAATTAATCCAAGTAGGCTGTTGGACACCATAAATAGAATGCCCTTGAGAGAGATGTCATGGAGTGGTAGAGAAGCTCATTCAATgaggaaaaacactttccttctGCAACTCTTTGAGGTATGTTTTTCTATATTTGATCATGCGGATGGGCCTAGGAGCTTGGCGACAAGGATGGTCCAGGCCAGTGCTTGGTTTGCACCAGCTGCAATTCCAGTTCCCTTATTAGCCCTAGCTGCAAAAAAGATTCCCGAGAAGCACAAGGGAACACACTTATGGAGAAAATTGTTGTCTTCTTTGAGTTGCGGCCTCTCTTCATCATACACCAAAAGATCAGAAGCAGAAGCATCTTCCATGCTGTTGAGATTTAATATTGCACGAAGTAGTACCAAGCAAGGCTATGTCCATGTCAGTGAGCTCATCAAGCTTTATGCTCGCAAGAGAGGAGTCACTGGGGTTGCACAAGCCATGGTGCATGCTGTCATTAGTCGTGGGTCCGTATCCCATCATTCAGAACACATATGGGCAGCATGCTTCTTGCTATTTGGATTTGGTACTGACCCTAAAGCTGTTGAGCTTAAGGTGTCAGAGTTGCTGTACTTAGTCAAACAAGTGGTTTTGCCTCTTGCCATTCGGACATTCATTACATTCTCTAGATGCAGTGCTGCTCTGGAACTCCTGCGCCTATGTACTAATGCTTTAGAAGCAGCAGATCAAGCTTTTGTTACTCCAGTTGAGAAATGGTTGGACAAATCACTATGCTGGAGACCCATCCAGACTAATGCTCAGTTGAATCCATACCTTTGGCAGGAGCTGGCTCTATCAAGAGCCACTGTGCTGGAAACTAGAGCCAAGTTAATGCTGAGAGGTGGACAATTTGATATCGGAGATGATCTAATAAGAAAGGCTATTTTTATTCGAACTTCAATTTGTGGAGATGACCATCCAGACACTGTATCTGCTCGTGAAACTCTAAGCAAACTCACCAGGCTTCATGCCAATGTTCAAATTCAGAATTCATCATAG
- the LOC133701910 gene encoding uncharacterized protein LOC133701910 isoform X1, translating into MPLESGDFVRMDLREDSSRFGLLPVTTSRISSSSSAFFSANQSPFFSPRSPTCQVSESTRSDAQYDSTHLSGDPLSSSSGIPDPESLANTRDALADMTRDPVSGIANDFQKFNRISSSTGISSSTLCIYNYARDRGYSGFREKPRKHGRSHGMSYTPVSVSSCKLRSCDVFIGLHGRKPSLMRFANWLRAELEVQGMSCFVSDRARCRNSRKNGIVDRAMDVSSFGIVILTKKSFRNPYAIEELQYFESKKNLVPVFFDLSPDDCLVRDIIEKRGELWEKHGGELWHLYGGLENEWKEAVNGISRVDEWKLEAQEGNWRDCILRAVTLLALRLGRRSVVERLTKWREVVEKEEFPFPRNENFVGRKKELSELEFILFGDVSANSERDYFELKARPRRKNLTVGWNKSSSVEEKRREQQGDNSSEKGKEPVVWKESEREIEMQSGDFSQRQHLVKPKSSGRYGKRKRSTKILYGKGIACVSGESGIGKTELLLEFAYRYHQRYKMVLWIGGESRYIRQNYLNLRSFLDVDIGVENYSGKSRIRSFEEQEEEAISKVRKELLRNIPFLVVIDNLESEKDWWDHKIVMDLLPRFGGETHIIISTRLPRVMNLEPLKLSYLSAVEAMCLMQGSDKDYSIAEIDALRVIEEKVGRLTLGLAIVGAILSELPINPSRLLDTINRMPLREMSWSGREAHSMRKNTFLLQLFEVCFSIFDHADGPRSLATRMVQASAWFAPAAIPVPLLALAAKKIPEKHKGTHLWRKLLSSLSCGLSSSYTKRSEAEASSMLLRFNIARSSTKQGYVHVSELIKLYARKRGVTGVAQAMVHAVISRGSVSHHSEHIWAACFLLFGFGTDPKAVELKVSELLYLVKQVVLPLAIRTFITFSRCSAALELLRLCTNALEAADQAFVTPVEKWLDKSLCWRPIQTNAQLNPYLWQELALSRATVLETRAKLMLRGGQFDIGDDLIRKAIFIRTSICGDDHPDTVSARETLSKLTRLHANVQIQNSS; encoded by the coding sequence ATGCCCTTGGAGTCGGGAGATTTTGTCAGGATGGATCTCCGTGAGGATAGCTCTAGATTCGGGTTGTTACCGGTGACTACTTCAAGGATTTCATCCTCGTCGTCAGCATTCTTTTCAGCAAATCAGTCACCCTTCTTCTCTCCAAGATCACCAACATGTCAAGTATCGGAATCAACACGTTCGGATGCTCAATATGACAGCACTCATCTTAGTGGCGATCCCCTTAGCTCTAGTTCAGGAATTCCAGATCCTGAATCTCTAGCAAATACCAGAGATGCCTTGGCAGATATGACAAGAGATCCAGTTTCTGGCATTGCAAATGATTTTCAGAAGTTCAATCGGATATCATCTTCAACTGGCATTTCTAGTAGCACTCTATGTATTTACAATTATGCCCGTGATAGAGGTTATTCAGGGTTTAGAGAAAAGCCAAGAAAGCATGGGAGAAGTCATGGGATGTCATATACTCCAGTTTCAGTTTCCTCTTGTAAACTCAGGAGTTGTGATGTTTTCATAGGTTTGCATGGTCGTAAACCTTCTTTGATGAGGTTTGCTAATTGGCTCCGTGCTGAGTTGGAGGTTCAAGGGATGAGTTGTTTTGTATCTGACAGAGCTCGATGTAGAAACTCTCGCAAAAATGGAATTGTTGACAGGGCGATGGATGTTTCTTCTTTTGGCATTGTAATattaacaaagaaatccttCAGAAACCCATATGCTATTGAGGAGCTGCAatattttgaaagcaaaaaGAATTTGGTCCCAGTATTCTTTGATCTGAGTCCAGATGATTGCCTTGTCAGGGATATCATTGAGAAGAGGGGGGAGTTGTGGGAAAAGCATGGGGGCGAGCTATGGCATTTGTATGGTGGTTTGGAGAATGAGTGGAAGGAAGCTGTTAATGGCATCTCTCGGGTTGATGAGTGGAAACTGGAAGCTCAGGAGGGTAACTGGAGAGATTGCATATTGAGAGCTGTCACGCTCCTGGCTTTGAGATTAGGAAGGAGAAGTGTTGTGGAAAGGTTGACAAAGTGGAGAGAGGTGGTCGAAAAGGAAGAGTTCCCTTTCCCTCGAAATGAGAACTTTGTTGGCAGGAAGAAAGAATTGTCTGAGCTAGAATTTATACTTTTTGGCGATGTTAGTGCCAATTCTGAAAGAGATTACTTTGAACTGAAGGCTAGACCCAGGAGAAAGAATTTGACAGTCGGATGGAATAAGAGCAGTTCAGTGGAGGAAAAACGACGAGAGCAGCAAGGGGACAATAGCAGCGAGAAGGGTAAAGAACCAGTTGTATGGAAGGAGTCAGAAAGGGAGATAGAGATGCAAAGTGGTGATTTCTCTCAAAGGCAGCACCTAGTAAAACCCAAAAGCAGTGGGCGATATGGAAAGAGAAAAAGATCAACAAAGATTTTATATGGAAAAGGAATTGCTTGTGTCTCGGGGGAATCGGGCATCGGCAAGACAGAACTTCTTCTGGAGTTCGCATACAGATATCACCAGAGGTACAAGATGGTTCTGTGGATTGGAGGAGAAAGCAGGTATATCAGGCAAAATTATCTGAACCTCAGGTCATTTTTAGATGTTGATATTGGGGTTGAGAATTACTCAGGGAAAAGCAGGATTAGAAGTTTTGAAGAGCAAGAAGAGGAAGCTATTTCTAAAGTTCGCAAGGAGCTTCTGAGAAACATACCATTTTTGGTTGTGATTGATAACTTGGAAAGCGAGAAGGATTGGTGGGATCACAAAATTGTGATGGATCTTCTTCCCCGTTTTGGTGGAGAGACCCACATCATAATATCCACAAGGCTACCACGTGTGATGAATTTGGAACCTTTGAAACTCTCTTATTTGTCTGCAGTTGAGGCAATGTGTTTAATGCAGGGAAGTGATAAGGATTATTCTATTGCAGAAATTGATGCTCTCAGGGTTATTGAGGAGAAAGTAGGTAGGTTAACTTTGGGCCTCGCAATCGTTGGAGCCATTTTATCTGAGCTTCCAATTAATCCAAGTAGGCTGTTGGACACCATAAATAGAATGCCCTTGAGAGAGATGTCATGGAGTGGTAGAGAAGCTCATTCAATgaggaaaaacactttccttctGCAACTCTTTGAGGTATGTTTTTCTATATTTGATCATGCGGATGGGCCTAGGAGCTTGGCGACAAGGATGGTCCAGGCCAGTGCTTGGTTTGCACCAGCTGCAATTCCAGTTCCCTTATTAGCCCTAGCTGCAAAAAAGATTCCCGAGAAGCACAAGGGAACACACTTATGGAGAAAATTGTTGTCTTCTTTGAGTTGCGGCCTCTCTTCATCATACACCAAAAGATCAGAAGCAGAAGCATCTTCCATGCTGTTGAGATTTAATATTGCACGAAGTAGTACCAAGCAAGGCTATGTCCATGTCAGTGAGCTCATCAAGCTTTATGCTCGCAAGAGAGGAGTCACTGGGGTTGCACAAGCCATGGTGCATGCTGTCATTAGTCGTGGGTCCGTATCCCATCATTCAGAACACATATGGGCAGCATGCTTCTTGCTATTTGGATTTGGTACTGACCCTAAAGCTGTTGAGCTTAAGGTGTCAGAGTTGCTGTACTTAGTCAAACAAGTGGTTTTGCCTCTTGCCATTCGGACATTCATTACATTCTCTAGATGCAGTGCTGCTCTGGAACTCCTGCGCCTATGTACTAATGCTTTAGAAGCAGCAGATCAAGCTTTTGTTACTCCAGTTGAGAAATGGTTGGACAAATCACTATGCTGGAGACCCATCCAGACTAATGCTCAGTTGAATCCATACCTTTGGCAGGAGCTGGCTCTATCAAGAGCCACTGTGCTGGAAACTAGAGCCAAGTTAATGCTGAGAGGTGGACAATTTGATATCGGAGATGATCTAATAAGAAAGGCTATTTTTATTCGAACTTCAATTTGTGGAGATGACCATCCAGACACTGTATCTGCTCGTGAAACTCTAAGCAAACTCACCAGGCTTCATGCCAATGTTCAAATTCAGAATTCATCATAG